In Bacillus sp. FJAT-45037, the following are encoded in one genomic region:
- the gltB gene encoding glutamate synthase large subunit, with protein sequence MQNARYPKKQGLYDPQFEHDNCGIGFLAHIKGQRSHKVVVDALQILRNLEHRGGQGDEVNTGDGAGILLQLPHRFLKKVCEADGMSLPEEGYYGVGMLFLPQDEQLREHCEREVITKVKDEGLTPLGWRTVPVDDSMLGNAAKTAMPYIRQLFIKRDESCTDILQFERKLYVVRKLAENELAKQMPIDQSFYFASLSSRTIVYKGMLTTEQVNQFYFDLCDEDFDTAIALVHSRFSTNTFPSWERAHPNRYMIHNGEINTLTGNVNWMHAREAMFKSSMFGSDLDKIHPIVDQSGSDSSMFDNTLEFLSLAGREMAHAAMMMIPEPWQNDPHMSPEKKAFYQFHSTLMEPWDGPTAISFTDGTKIGACLDRNGLRPARYYVTKDDYIVMSSEVGVLDIDPANVLYKERLHPGQMLLVDTAEGRIIPDEEIKHQIATEYPYEEWVGEHYIQLEDVLETAHVQGSDFPNLLERQLAFGYTYEELSKVIQSMVTEGVDPVGSMGYDSPLAVLSKRSQLLYNYFKQLFAQVTNPAIDSIREEIVTSYGTTIGAERNLLEPDPESSRHIHLPYPILNNEELAKLRHNKLNDFKAVTLPILFKSDHASNNLENALNDLFKQADLAIENGTTLLILSDRLMDRENAAIPALLAVSGLHHHLIRQGTRTKVSILVESGEPREVHHHAVLLGYGAEAINPYLVFDSIDKSIHDGILEGYSYIEAVNRYVVAATKGIMKVLSKMGISTIQSYRGAQIFEAVGIDSSVVDRYFTWTTSRIGGVTLDVIAEEVLMRHDRAYSEQEGLDRTLDAGDDLQWRRNGEPHQYNPHTIHMLQHACRSGKYDLFKKYSQAIDEQTKEQTTLRGLLKFKEQVAIPVEEVEPVENIVKRFRTGAMSFGSISKEAHETLAIAMNRIGAKSNTGEGGEDPRRFTEDENGDLRRSAIKQVASGRFGVTSHYLVNADEIQIKVAQGAKPGEGGQLPGNKVYPWVAEVRGSTPGVGLISPPPHHDIYSIEDLAELIHDLKNANPQAKISVKLVAGTGVGTIAAGVAKGRADGIVISGYDGGTGAAARTSIKHTGLPWEIGLAETHQTLVLNNLRDRVTLETDGKLMTGRDVVIAALLGAEEYAFSTAPLVVLGCIVMRVCHLDTCPVGIATQNPELRKKYMGEADHVVNFMTFIAEEIRELMAELGIKKLDDLIGRTDLLETNDKIENWKAKHIDLTGLLFLPTEGKSRYCTKSQDHQLEQSLDARELLKASQPAIYEGKKVTGSFKINNVDRVVGTIVGSEISKRFGAEGLPHDSIQFDFAGSAGQSFGAFVPKGMTLKLSGDANDYIGKGLSGGKLIVQPPEEASYLAEENIIIGNTAFYGATSGEAYIRGNAGERFAVRNSGAQVVVEGVGDHGLEYMTGGIVVNLGSVGKNFAAGMSGGVAFVLDEKGIFPTKCNLEMVHLETLSNPVDVATLKSMIENHLIYTNSEQAKKILSNWELYATSFVKVIPKDYKRMLEAIERVKSEGLSDRDAVMVAFDENKSDKSRVAGK encoded by the coding sequence ATGCAGAACGCTAGATATCCTAAAAAACAAGGCCTTTATGATCCTCAATTTGAACACGATAATTGTGGTATCGGTTTTTTGGCACATATAAAAGGTCAACGATCACATAAAGTCGTTGTAGATGCACTTCAAATTCTGCGGAATTTAGAGCATCGCGGAGGACAAGGTGACGAAGTGAATACTGGTGACGGGGCAGGGATATTACTACAACTTCCTCACCGATTCTTAAAAAAGGTATGTGAAGCAGATGGAATGTCACTACCTGAAGAAGGGTACTACGGCGTCGGGATGCTGTTTTTGCCACAAGACGAACAATTACGCGAGCATTGTGAAAGAGAAGTCATTACTAAAGTGAAAGATGAAGGTTTGACTCCTCTAGGCTGGCGTACTGTTCCAGTGGACGATTCAATGCTTGGCAATGCGGCAAAAACAGCCATGCCATATATTCGTCAACTTTTCATTAAGAGAGATGAAAGTTGTACGGATATTCTTCAGTTTGAACGTAAATTATATGTAGTTAGAAAACTTGCTGAAAACGAACTTGCCAAGCAAATGCCTATTGATCAATCGTTCTATTTTGCAAGTTTATCAAGTAGAACTATTGTCTATAAGGGAATGTTAACGACCGAACAAGTAAATCAATTTTATTTTGATTTATGCGATGAGGATTTTGATACAGCCATTGCTCTTGTTCATTCACGCTTCTCAACAAATACTTTCCCAAGCTGGGAGAGAGCTCACCCGAACCGTTACATGATTCATAATGGGGAAATCAATACGTTAACAGGAAATGTGAACTGGATGCATGCGCGTGAAGCGATGTTTAAATCGTCCATGTTTGGTTCAGACCTTGATAAAATACATCCAATTGTTGACCAAAGTGGAAGCGATTCCTCGATGTTTGACAATACGTTAGAATTTTTATCGCTTGCTGGGCGTGAAATGGCTCATGCTGCGATGATGATGATTCCGGAACCTTGGCAGAATGATCCACATATGAGTCCTGAGAAAAAAGCATTTTACCAATTTCATAGTACATTAATGGAGCCATGGGACGGACCGACTGCGATCTCTTTCACTGATGGAACGAAAATCGGTGCCTGTCTTGATCGTAACGGATTACGACCTGCTCGTTATTATGTTACAAAAGATGATTACATTGTCATGTCATCAGAAGTAGGGGTACTAGATATTGACCCGGCGAATGTCCTTTATAAAGAACGTCTTCACCCAGGTCAAATGCTCCTTGTTGATACGGCGGAAGGTCGCATTATTCCAGATGAAGAAATTAAACATCAAATCGCGACAGAATATCCATACGAGGAGTGGGTGGGTGAACACTACATCCAACTTGAAGATGTATTAGAAACAGCACATGTTCAAGGTTCTGATTTTCCGAATTTGTTGGAACGTCAACTGGCATTTGGCTACACATATGAAGAGTTGTCCAAAGTGATCCAATCTATGGTCACAGAGGGTGTTGATCCTGTTGGTTCAATGGGGTATGATTCACCGCTTGCCGTGTTATCAAAGCGTTCTCAATTATTGTATAACTATTTCAAACAATTGTTCGCTCAAGTAACGAACCCTGCGATTGACTCGATTCGAGAAGAGATCGTAACCTCGTATGGAACGACAATCGGAGCTGAACGTAACTTATTAGAGCCAGACCCAGAAAGCAGTCGTCATATTCATTTGCCATATCCGATTTTAAACAATGAGGAATTAGCAAAATTACGACACAATAAACTTAATGACTTTAAAGCTGTGACATTACCAATTTTATTTAAATCTGACCATGCGTCTAACAACCTTGAAAATGCGTTAAATGACTTATTTAAACAAGCTGATTTAGCGATAGAGAACGGTACGACTTTATTGATTTTAAGTGATCGATTGATGGACCGTGAGAATGCAGCGATTCCTGCTTTATTAGCTGTTTCAGGTTTACATCATCATTTAATTCGTCAAGGTACGCGTACGAAGGTTAGTATTTTAGTAGAATCAGGTGAGCCAAGAGAAGTTCATCATCATGCAGTATTGCTAGGATATGGTGCAGAAGCTATTAATCCTTATTTAGTGTTTGATTCCATTGATAAGAGCATTCATGATGGGATTTTAGAAGGATACTCTTATATCGAAGCGGTGAACCGTTACGTTGTTGCTGCGACAAAAGGAATTATGAAAGTTCTTTCTAAGATGGGGATATCTACGATACAAAGTTATCGCGGAGCCCAAATATTTGAAGCTGTCGGTATTGATTCAAGTGTAGTAGATCGCTACTTCACATGGACAACATCACGCATTGGTGGTGTGACTTTAGATGTCATAGCCGAAGAAGTATTGATGAGACATGATCGTGCTTATTCTGAACAAGAAGGCTTAGATCGCACACTTGATGCTGGAGATGATTTACAATGGCGTCGAAATGGTGAGCCACATCAATACAATCCACATACAATTCATATGCTTCAACACGCTTGTCGGAGTGGGAAGTATGATTTATTTAAAAAGTATTCTCAAGCTATTGATGAACAAACAAAAGAACAAACGACATTACGTGGTTTGTTGAAGTTTAAAGAGCAAGTAGCTATCCCTGTCGAAGAAGTTGAGCCAGTTGAAAATATTGTTAAGCGTTTCAGAACAGGAGCTATGTCCTTTGGGTCGATTTCAAAAGAGGCGCATGAAACACTAGCCATTGCGATGAATCGTATTGGTGCGAAGAGTAACACCGGTGAAGGCGGAGAAGACCCAAGACGATTCACAGAAGATGAGAATGGCGATCTGCGACGTAGTGCAATTAAACAAGTGGCATCTGGAAGGTTCGGTGTGACAAGTCATTACTTGGTGAATGCCGATGAAATTCAAATTAAAGTTGCACAAGGGGCAAAACCAGGAGAAGGCGGTCAATTACCAGGGAATAAAGTGTATCCTTGGGTGGCTGAAGTTCGAGGTTCGACACCAGGAGTCGGTTTAATTTCACCACCTCCACATCATGACATTTACTCGATTGAGGATTTAGCTGAGTTGATTCATGATTTGAAAAATGCGAATCCACAGGCGAAAATCAGTGTTAAACTAGTCGCTGGAACAGGTGTCGGAACGATTGCAGCGGGTGTCGCTAAAGGCCGAGCTGATGGAATTGTAATAAGCGGATACGACGGGGGAACAGGTGCTGCTGCTAGAACAAGCATTAAGCATACCGGTCTTCCATGGGAAATTGGTCTTGCAGAAACCCATCAAACACTCGTATTAAATAATTTGCGAGATCGAGTCACGTTAGAAACAGACGGAAAGCTAATGACTGGTAGAGATGTGGTGATCGCAGCTTTACTTGGAGCAGAAGAATATGCTTTTTCAACAGCACCTCTCGTAGTGTTAGGTTGTATTGTGATGAGAGTATGTCATTTAGATACATGTCCTGTAGGAATTGCGACTCAAAACCCAGAGCTAAGAAAGAAATATATGGGTGAAGCTGATCATGTCGTCAACTTTATGACCTTTATTGCTGAAGAAATTCGTGAGCTAATGGCGGAGTTAGGAATAAAGAAGCTGGACGATTTAATTGGACGTACGGATCTACTTGAAACCAATGACAAGATCGAGAATTGGAAAGCCAAACATATTGATTTGACTGGTCTTCTATTCCTACCAACAGAAGGAAAAAGTCGATATTGTACAAAATCACAAGATCATCAATTGGAGCAATCATTAGATGCGCGTGAACTACTAAAGGCATCACAGCCAGCTATATACGAAGGAAAGAAAGTAACAGGATCATTCAAGATTAATAACGTTGATCGAGTAGTAGGTACGATCGTTGGAAGCGAGATTAGTAAGCGCTTCGGTGCAGAAGGACTTCCTCATGATTCCATTCAATTTGATTTCGCAGGTTCAGCTGGTCAAAGCTTCGGCGCATTTGTGCCAAAAGGAATGACATTAAAGCTTTCTGGGGATGCAAATGATTATATTGGAAAAGGATTATCAGGAGGGAAACTAATTGTTCAACCACCTGAAGAGGCGAGCTATCTTGCAGAAGAGAACATTATTATCGGAAACACAGCGTTTTACGGAGCGACTTCTGGAGAAGCGTATATTCGTGGAAATGCAGGTGAGCGATTTGCTGTTCGTAATTCTGGAGCACAAGTCGTCGTAGAAGGAGTAGGAGATCACGGACTGGAATATATGACTGGTGGAATAGTTGTCAATTTAGGTTCGGTAGGAAAAAACTTTGCTGCAGGAATGAGTGGTGGTGTGGCATTTGTTCTAGATGAAAAAGGTATTTTTCCTACGAAGTGTAATCTTGAGATGGTTCATCTTGAGACACTCTCTAATCCTGTAGATGTCGCTACATTGAAATCAATGATTGAAAATCACTTAATCTACACAAACAGTGAACAAGCCAAAAAGATACTATCTAATTGGGAATTGTATGCTACGAGTTTCGTTAAAGTTATCCCGAAAGATTATAAGAGAATGCTAGAAGCGATTGAACGTGTGAAAAGTGAAGGGTTATCTGATCGTGACGCAGTAATGGTCGCATTTGATGAAAACAAAAGCGATAAGTCTCGTGTAGCTGGTAAATAA
- a CDS encoding glutamate synthase subunit beta, whose protein sequence is MGKPTGFIEYQRENPVKKDPFERTKNWQEFQILMPEAKLQEQGARCMDCGVPFCQAGTSMPGSSDIGCPVYNLIPEWNDLVYRGKWREALDRLHKTNNFPEFTGRVCPAPCEGSCTVAISDDPVSIKSIEYHIVERGFQEGWITANPPKKRTGKKVAVVGSGPAGLAAAAQLNKAGHLVTVFEREDRIGGLLTYGIPDVKLAYQVVERRVKILEEEGVTFKANTTIGVDITSAQLEQEFDSVILCTGATKPREVEVEGHSLSGIHFAMDFLTANTKSLLNSDHEDGQFISAKDQHVIVIGGGDTGADCITTSVRHGAASITQFDINRQKDPIRQLDNPWPLYPYVYQMEDGHKEAKAVYGEDPRAYQLMTTKFVGDETGVVKELHTIAVETTIQEDGVKVRTPIAGSEKVWKADLILLAVGFTGPEQELIEQMNIATTQRQTVKADYGSYATSKPGIFAAGDNRRGQSLVVWAIHEGREAARECDRYLMGSSNLP, encoded by the coding sequence ATGGGGAAGCCAACTGGTTTTATAGAGTACCAAAGAGAGAACCCAGTAAAAAAAGATCCATTTGAAAGAACAAAAAACTGGCAAGAGTTTCAAATATTAATGCCAGAAGCAAAATTGCAAGAACAAGGTGCTCGCTGTATGGACTGTGGGGTACCCTTTTGCCAAGCGGGAACATCAATGCCTGGTTCTTCTGATATTGGTTGCCCAGTCTATAATTTGATTCCAGAATGGAACGATTTAGTGTACCGTGGAAAATGGCGCGAAGCACTAGATCGTCTCCATAAAACAAATAATTTTCCAGAGTTTACAGGCCGAGTCTGTCCTGCACCTTGTGAAGGGTCCTGTACAGTAGCTATTAGTGATGACCCAGTTTCAATTAAAAGTATTGAATATCACATTGTTGAACGTGGATTTCAAGAGGGATGGATTACTGCAAATCCACCAAAAAAGAGAACAGGTAAGAAGGTTGCTGTTGTTGGATCTGGTCCAGCGGGTCTAGCAGCCGCTGCTCAGTTGAATAAAGCAGGCCATCTAGTTACTGTTTTTGAACGAGAAGATCGAATTGGTGGCTTGCTAACGTACGGAATTCCAGATGTGAAGTTAGCGTACCAAGTCGTAGAACGTCGCGTGAAGATTCTTGAAGAAGAAGGCGTGACATTTAAAGCAAACACAACAATTGGAGTTGATATCACCTCAGCTCAACTTGAACAAGAGTTTGACTCAGTCATTCTTTGTACAGGTGCAACAAAGCCTCGCGAAGTAGAAGTGGAAGGTCATTCATTAAGTGGCATTCATTTTGCGATGGACTTTCTAACAGCAAACACTAAAAGTCTATTAAACTCTGACCATGAAGATGGGCAGTTTATCTCAGCAAAAGATCAACATGTAATTGTGATCGGTGGTGGAGATACGGGGGCAGACTGTATCACGACATCAGTTCGTCACGGGGCTGCATCGATTACACAATTTGATATTAATCGTCAGAAAGACCCAATTCGTCAACTAGATAACCCATGGCCACTTTATCCTTATGTTTATCAAATGGAAGACGGGCATAAAGAAGCGAAAGCAGTTTATGGAGAAGATCCTCGTGCTTATCAATTAATGACAACGAAATTTGTTGGAGATGAAACGGGTGTGGTGAAAGAACTTCATACGATTGCTGTTGAAACAACGATCCAAGAAGATGGCGTGAAGGTTCGTACACCTATTGCAGGAAGCGAAAAAGTTTGGAAAGCAGACCTCATTCTGTTAGCGGTCGGTTTTACCGGACCAGAACAAGAGCTGATCGAACAAATGAATATTGCTACAACACAAAGACAAACGGTGAAGGCCGATTATGGATCCTATGCGACATCAAAACCAGGCATATTTGCAGCAGGTGATAATCGTCGAGGACAAAGTTTGGTCGTTTGGGCGATTCATGAAGGTCGAGAAGCTGCGAGAGAATGTGATCGTTACTTAATGGGAAGTTCGAACTTACCATAA
- a CDS encoding YpjP family protein — MMPWVKHGLVISSALLTLGLFVPPNEYVKDVQAQAPSKSLGERSENPQVYKVDEESYELYHDVLPYSTDHYIHRDQSSALVFTDYVMNYAHDMSMLKFGASIAEKIERPFTSDILPQLKDVLNETTSKLSQVEWEQMKLSKHPASGQGEKILHLYNQESGEDLLRFHVRRDHPPKQGYTFNFHYHTHIDHFEKHHDLGSIYWGKDQPPNWMSENRV; from the coding sequence ATGATGCCATGGGTAAAACATGGACTTGTTATCTCATCAGCCCTCCTGACACTAGGACTATTTGTTCCACCAAATGAATACGTCAAAGATGTGCAAGCTCAAGCACCTTCTAAGTCTTTAGGAGAGCGTAGTGAAAACCCACAAGTTTATAAAGTAGATGAAGAAAGTTATGAACTCTACCACGATGTATTGCCATATAGTACCGACCACTATATTCATCGTGATCAATCATCGGCATTAGTCTTCACCGATTATGTCATGAATTATGCGCACGATATGAGTATGTTGAAGTTCGGAGCATCGATCGCAGAAAAAATTGAACGTCCTTTTACTTCGGATATTTTGCCGCAATTAAAAGATGTTTTGAATGAAACAACTAGTAAATTATCACAGGTAGAATGGGAACAAATGAAGTTATCTAAGCATCCTGCCTCAGGTCAAGGTGAGAAGATTTTGCACTTATATAATCAAGAAAGTGGAGAAGACTTATTGCGTTTCCATGTAAGACGAGATCATCCACCAAAACAAGGATATACGTTTAACTTTCATTACCATACCCATATCGACCATTTTGAGAAGCATCATGATCTTGGATCGATTTATTGGGGTAAGGATCAACCACCG